In the genome of Variibacter gotjawalensis, one region contains:
- a CDS encoding CarD family transcriptional regulator, which produces MIINKAAAPAAKTAAKTPVTKTPVTKTPAATKAAPTDRTSKKAAELARKPLQAAEPKKAEAAPAVAKQAPAAKTVAPAAKTVAPAAKTAAPAKVEAKKVEAKPAVDVPFKKSNARQGFKTNEFIVYPAHGVGQIVSIEEQEVAGYRLELFVISFAKDKMTLRVPTVKIASVGMRKLAEPAIVHRALETLKGRARIKRTMWSRRAQEYEAKINSGDIVAIAEVVRDLYRSDTQPEQSYSERQLYEAALDRLAREIAAVERLTDTEAVKQIEGALAKGPRRGPKADGEAAEGEEAEDDSEETVDEAA; this is translated from the coding sequence ATGATTATCAATAAGGCGGCTGCCCCGGCAGCTAAAACTGCGGCCAAAACCCCTGTCACCAAGACCCCCGTAACCAAGACCCCTGCGGCCACGAAAGCCGCCCCGACGGACCGTACCTCGAAGAAAGCTGCTGAGCTCGCTCGCAAGCCGTTGCAGGCTGCTGAGCCGAAGAAGGCTGAAGCTGCTCCGGCCGTTGCCAAGCAGGCTCCGGCCGCAAAGACGGTTGCTCCGGCCGCAAAGACGGTTGCTCCGGCTGCGAAGACGGCTGCCCCCGCTAAGGTTGAAGCCAAGAAGGTCGAGGCCAAGCCGGCCGTCGATGTGCCCTTCAAGAAGTCCAATGCGCGTCAGGGCTTCAAGACCAACGAGTTTATCGTTTATCCGGCGCATGGCGTCGGCCAGATCGTTTCGATCGAAGAGCAGGAAGTTGCAGGCTATCGCCTGGAGCTGTTCGTCATCTCGTTCGCCAAGGACAAGATGACGCTCCGCGTTCCGACCGTAAAGATCGCTTCGGTCGGCATGCGTAAGCTCGCGGAGCCCGCGATTGTCCATCGCGCTCTCGAGACGCTGAAGGGCCGTGCCCGCATCAAGCGCACCATGTGGTCGCGCCGCGCGCAGGAATACGAAGCGAAGATCAACTCGGGCGACATCGTCGCGATCGCGGAAGTCGTTCGCGATCTCTACCGCTCGGACACGCAGCCGGAACAGTCGTATTCGGAGCGCCAGCTGTATGAAGCGGCTCTCGATCGTCTCGCCCGCGAAATCGCGGCTGTCGAGCGCCTGACGGACACTGAAGCCGTCAAGCAGATCGAAGGCGCTCTCGCCAAGGGTCCGCGCCGCGGTCCGAAGGCTGACGGCGAAGCTGCCGAGGGCGAAGAGGCCGAGGACGACAGCGAAGAGACTGTCGACGAAGCCGCCTGA
- the lysM gene encoding peptidoglycan-binding protein LysM translates to MGFFDFIKDAGSKIFGGEAKAATADDLKKEVASNGFDANKLEIKVDGDKVVVTGQAKSQEEAEKIILSLGNTIGVAQVNTDGLQVEKPAPESKMYTVKKGDTLWKIAEEHYGKGKGAKYTEIVKANTPPVKNPDLIQPGWVLRIPPLA, encoded by the coding sequence ATGGGATTTTTCGATTTCATCAAAGACGCTGGATCTAAGATTTTCGGCGGTGAGGCCAAGGCCGCAACGGCTGACGACTTGAAGAAGGAAGTCGCGAGCAACGGCTTCGATGCGAACAAGCTCGAGATCAAAGTCGACGGCGACAAGGTCGTCGTGACAGGTCAGGCCAAGTCGCAGGAGGAAGCCGAGAAGATTATTCTCTCGCTCGGCAACACGATCGGCGTCGCGCAAGTGAATACCGACGGGCTCCAGGTCGAGAAGCCGGCGCCCGAGTCGAAGATGTACACGGTGAAGAAGGGCGACACGCTCTGGAAGATCGCCGAAGAGCACTACGGCAAAGGCAAAGGCGCGAAATACACCGAGATCGTGAAGGCGAACACGCCGCCGGTGAAGAACCCGGATCTCATTCAGCCGGGCTGGGTGCTGCGCATCCCGCCGCTCGCCTGA
- a CDS encoding type II toxin-antitoxin system VapC family toxin — MFVDASAIVAILSMEPERSRFIRALSTAETSAYTSVIAVWEAVTGVQRKLELPLVDAERAVHEFIEASKISIVAVAPAELSAALSAFDRYGRHRFPASERNRALNLADCFHYASAKAQRVPILTKDVAFAATDLPVVSA, encoded by the coding sequence ATGTTTGTCGATGCGTCCGCAATCGTGGCGATCCTCTCGATGGAGCCGGAACGGAGCCGCTTTATCAGAGCGCTCTCCACAGCCGAAACGTCTGCATACACTTCCGTGATTGCGGTTTGGGAAGCGGTCACCGGTGTCCAAAGGAAACTAGAACTGCCGTTAGTGGATGCCGAGCGAGCGGTGCACGAGTTTATCGAAGCCTCGAAAATTTCCATCGTGGCGGTCGCACCTGCCGAACTGTCGGCAGCACTCTCCGCGTTCGATCGTTACGGTCGCCATCGCTTCCCAGCGAGTGAGCGTAATCGGGCGCTCAACCTTGCGGACTGTTTCCACTATGCGAGCGCAAAAGCGCAGCGTGTTCCGATCCTGACCAAGGACGTCGCGTTTGCCGCCACTGACCTGCCGGTCGTCTCCGCATAA
- the fdxA gene encoding ferredoxin FdxA — MTYVVTENCIKCKYMDCVEVCPVDCFYEGDNMLIIHPDECIDCGVCEPECPAEAIKPDTEPGLEKWLKLNADFAKSWPNITIKRDSPPDAKEWDGVADKFEQHFSPNPGEGD, encoded by the coding sequence ATGACGTATGTCGTCACGGAAAATTGCATCAAGTGCAAATACATGGACTGCGTCGAGGTTTGTCCGGTGGACTGCTTCTACGAAGGCGACAACATGCTGATCATCCATCCGGATGAATGCATCGATTGCGGCGTCTGCGAACCGGAATGCCCGGCCGAGGCGATCAAGCCAGACACCGAGCCTGGTCTAGAGAAGTGGCTGAAATTGAACGCCGATTTCGCCAAAAGCTGGCCGAATATCACGATCAAGCGCGATAGCCCGCCGGACGCCAAGGAATGGGACGGCGTTGCCGACAAGTTCGAGCAGCACTTTTCCCCTAATCCAGGCGAAGGCGACTAG
- a CDS encoding RNA-binding S4 domain-containing protein, with translation MADDRQRIDKWLWHARVVRTRTSAATLVSEGHVRLNGQRVTAPGQLVRNGDVLTITLDRTIRILRAIGFADKRASTAEGLWEDLSPPRPATEDREAPPAEREPGSGRPTKRERRATDRWRDDDF, from the coding sequence TTGGCCGACGACCGCCAGCGCATCGACAAATGGCTCTGGCACGCGCGCGTCGTGCGCACGCGAACTTCTGCCGCGACACTCGTCAGTGAAGGCCATGTCCGGCTCAACGGTCAGCGCGTCACGGCACCCGGCCAACTCGTCCGCAATGGCGACGTTCTCACCATCACGCTCGATCGGACGATCCGGATCCTCCGTGCCATCGGATTTGCCGACAAACGCGCCTCGACCGCCGAGGGCCTTTGGGAAGACCTGTCCCCGCCCCGCCCGGCTACGGAAGATCGGGAAGCACCGCCCGCCGAGCGCGAGCCCGGCAGCGGGCGCCCGACCAAACGGGAGCGCCGCGCCACCGACCGTTGGCGCGATGACGATTTTTGA
- a CDS encoding type II toxin-antitoxin system VapB family antitoxin, whose protein sequence is MPLNIRDEKVNELATELAHRRGVNKTAAVKLALENELQREKNKIPLRERLKPLLDELDKLPRTGLEADKEFYDSLSGDY, encoded by the coding sequence ATGCCGCTCAACATTCGCGACGAGAAGGTCAACGAGCTTGCGACCGAGCTCGCGCACCGCCGCGGCGTCAACAAGACGGCCGCCGTTAAGCTCGCGCTCGAGAACGAGTTACAGCGCGAGAAAAACAAAATCCCGCTGCGTGAGCGATTGAAACCGTTGTTGGATGAGCTAGACAAACTTCCGCGTACAGGACTTGAGGCGGACAAGGAATTTTACGACTCATTGAGTGGCGACTACTGA